One Gordonia sp. SID5947 genomic region harbors:
- a CDS encoding PPOX class F420-dependent oxidoreductase: MARTVATADSVDRSALLDFVRPRHRMVLSTVRSDGTPQLSPVSGGVDEEGRIVISTYPGRAKAANVRHTPVVSVCVLSDEWNGAWVQVDGDAEVLDMPDAEDALVDYFRSISGEHPDWDEYRAAMRLQNKSLIRITPTRWGPVATGGFPADVATRLDEQDG; this comes from the coding sequence ATGGCCAGAACTGTTGCGACCGCAGACTCCGTCGACCGTTCCGCTCTCCTCGACTTCGTCCGTCCGCGGCACCGGATGGTGCTGAGCACCGTCCGCAGCGACGGCACACCCCAGCTCTCACCGGTGTCCGGCGGCGTCGATGAGGAGGGACGGATCGTCATCTCCACCTATCCCGGCCGGGCCAAGGCGGCCAATGTCCGTCACACCCCGGTGGTGAGTGTCTGCGTGTTGTCAGACGAATGGAACGGTGCATGGGTTCAGGTGGACGGCGACGCCGAGGTGCTCGACATGCCCGACGCGGAAGACGCTCTCGTCGACTACTTCCGCAGCATCTCCGGCGAGCACCCGGACTGGGACGAGTACCGCGCCGCGATGCGCCTGCAGAACAAGTCGTTGATCCGCATCACGCCGACCCGCTGGGGGCCGGTGGCCACCGGCGGGTTCCCCGCCGATGTCGCGACCAGACTCGACGAACAGGACGGGTGA